The Triticum urartu cultivar G1812 chromosome 5, Tu2.1, whole genome shotgun sequence genome contains the following window.
AGAAATAACTCCATCTTTACTGTAGCCTCGATGTCTCGAAGGCATACAATAGCAAGGCTCGCATTGTGCAGGATCCTTGGTACGATTCCCCTAGAATTCCTTTGTAATGACCTTCTGCAATCCGCATCGATGCATCCTCCCCATCAGTCCACCACTGAGCCCTTTTGTAGTTTGGTGCATCGATCAGGTGCTGCATGACAAACCTGATCAAGAGTGGGGCATCGAAGGCATCCGGCAAGGCACATGTTGTGCATGACCTTGTGCAGGACAGGAGCAACCGACGAAGATGGCACGAATGGGCGGAGAGCATTGACTCGGAGAGCACGCAGGTGCCATAGTAGATGGCGAAGGAGGAGATGGACCCAATGAACCACAACACTTTGGTATCCTGTAACCAAGAATAATTACTATCCCTGGTAGATACATACTACACCTGCCAATTTTTATGGACAAACACTCATACGTTCATGAAAATTTACTGAACATGAGCAACTCATATGTCAAGTTGATGACAAGAGAAGTGATTACCAACTAAGAGAGCTATGCTAAACTCGCGTAGGTGGGATGTTGTAGCGACTGCGCAAGCCATCAATAACTCTGGCTACGGACTTTGCCATCTCAGGTAAGGTCACCTTGCAAACTGATCGGTGCCAACCAAGTTAGTAAATAATTGAACTAAAGTTTGAAGATGTCTGTGTTTGCTCGCTGCAGTACCTCGAGATGAAGACAACTGCACCTCTGTCATCAACTTCTTGTAATTTCACAGACAGGAATTATTTCCAGATAAACTGTAGCACTCACAACCAACACTTGATCAACCATGGAATCGAATGAGTGTACCTTCATCTCCTCAGCATGCTCGGCGATCTTCTCGAACATCTTCCTATGCTCCTTCTCCGCCAGCTGCAGGGAGCTCTGCACCTCTGTCATCAACTTCTTGTAATTTCACAGACATGAATTGTTTTCAGATAAACTGTAGCACTCACGACCAACACTGGATCAACCATGGAATCGAATGAGTGTACCTTCATCTCCTCGGCATGCTCGGCGATCTTCTCGAACATCTTCCTATGCTCCTCCGCCAGCTGCGGGGAGCTCTGCACCTCTGTCATCAACTTCTTGTAATTTCACAGACAGGAATTGTTTTCAGATAAACTGTAGCACTCACGACCAACACTGGATCAAACATGGAATCGAATAAGTGTACTTTCATCTCCTCAGCACGCTCGGTGATCTTCTCGAACATCTTCCTATGCTCCTTCTCCGCCAGCTCCAGGGAGCTCTGCATCTGCATCTTACGTGAACAACATCAATAGACACCGAAGGCGATCCATCACATCACATCTAGGCACATCTCAAGATCGATCGATGCGCTAAGGATTGCCAAAGGAATGGGATCAGAGAGGTCGCCTTGATGCGCTTGGAGATTCGGAAGTGGGAGGCCTCGAGGTCACGGGCGGAGTGGCCGTGGAGCGCGTCGAGGCTACGCTTGAGCGAGTTGAGGCTCGAGGTGGCGAGGCTCCTCAGGTTGCCGACGGTGGACACCTCCCACGGCGTGGATCCGGTCTTGGCGTCACCAGTGAGGAGGGCTAGAGGAAGCCGCGACTGACTGCGATGGGAGAGAGAGACCCTTCGCTGCCGGATGGCGACGAGGAGCCGAAGAGGGATTCGGGACTGGCCTTCATCTTGGGCTTGGAATACGTGATTTCCAGCAAGCACCGGTCAGGAGGTAGGTGCGAGAGTCGGAGGCAGCACCGCCTTGTGCCACGGCTTGAGGGCGTCGGCGGCCAGGAGCACGAGGGAGAGCGGCTGATTCAGGTTGGACGGCGGCGGCAAGTTTCtcgggagagagaggggggttgTGGGAGATGGGGCGTGAGACGTGTGCGCTCGTGGATGTTTTTTCCTTCTTCTATCGTCGGGGAGCATGGGAGCCAGGTCAAACCGTCGTGTGTCGTGCGGATTGCATTGTTTCCTTCGCGTGGAGCTGACCAGGTGGGGTGGAGGTTGGTAGCACGATGGTTGTCGTAAGAAGGGAGGTGAGGGTCGAACGAGGTTGGACCATCACGACGTTTGATCCTTCTTCTTTAATAGTAGAGATTTGATCCTTCTTTAATAGTAGATATAATAGTAGAGATTAGCTTGGCAAGACGGATGAACTAAACTAGACAAAAAGACATATAATGATAATGGGAGCATTGTGTTAAAACATATATTTACATATATCAGGTCATAGTGCGAGGCAAACTTGTACATCTAGATGGTGTAGTTCCTAGATTGATTTTCAATCCGTCGGTGAAACGTGCCAACAGCAAGTTCATATAACACTAACTAGAACTTGTCCATACAGATGACGAGGGACCCTGCGTAGCAAGCTGTCAAGCTTCGAGCCATATTATTGGTACCCCAATAGCCGCCCACAAACTAATTGAATAGTATTTTTTTTACAGATGAACCAGATAGACAAGCTAGACCAGTCGCCACCATACATATCACAAGCCCATTAGAATACCATGCCATGTATCCGAAAATGATGATTGCCACACAAGTCACAATATCAATATTTGCTAATACAATCAATATAGCTACACTTGTATGCTAAATAGAGTATATTTGTGTTTACGCTTCAGACAAAAAAAAAATACCAACCCTTGGACTGGTAAACCACGATGTATACAAAAGTGGGAAGGGTTGGATGAGATTGCCAATACCAACCCTGTAGTCACCATGTCCTGGACATACTTCACCATAAAATTGTCACCTGGCAATGCATCCATGTTGATTCACATAGGTCATGGCTGAAAGCTGATGAGGACATCTCTTCTGCCGTTAAACCCGCCGCGACTCCTTCGTCAATTCCGTCGGGACCTATGACTAGAGCCCGTATGAGACAGATAAATGGCCAGGTACTATCGCTCATTTATACATATGATTTAACTGACGAGAATATGATATTACGCTCATGTTCAGATTTACTTGTACTTAGAAACGAAGGTGTTGAAGATCTCACGAGAGAAAGTAATATAAAGCCAGGAGATGGAAAATGTTGCACGTTGACTACACCAGCAGAAGCACTATTGCATGCAAGAACCAATCGAACCATCTATGCTCCATGCTACGTACATGCAAAAGAAGAGAAGGAGGAAGCCACGTACACACAAGCCCACCTCATCAAATAAGGAAGGAAACCATACAATATTCTATCTACATGTGGGCCGGCCTGATGATGAttattttttccttcaaatcGTAGCGATGTTGGACACATCAACGCGCAGCTCCTAGGCGGCGGCCATACGGACTTAATAAATAGTTAGCGTTCATCTAGGTTTAGATTCGGGTTTTATTGTATTGTCTAGCTTTCGCTACAATTCGCATCTATGAGACGTGTAGGACTACCACCTTTTCAGATCCACAGTGAAACCCCAAATTTTGATCTAGTTGATGCGCTTAATTTTTCATCTGCAAATTCAGTTGCAGTTCACCTTTGTTCTTGCCTGTTCTTCGGTTGCTTGCAGGAACTCGAACCTCGTTGTTCAGCTTGATCGTGCCTACGGCAAGGTCAATAACCAtcggagattggtttagcgattgtcGAGGCGTATCGTCGGGTACGgtatagtcggatcgtcaaggtcaaaATCCACCAAATCAATAGTTATCCCCACTTtcatcgaaagatcgggccgCCGTCACATCAAAAGCATAGCTTATAGATTCCCAATACCTCACGATCCTAGTTTATTCTAAACGCACCGTGGATGAGCTAGGAATACCGAGTAGCTGATTAGGCCTGTACTATCAAGAGTGCATGGTCACTAGTACTGAGACATGGTTCCGTTATGTGGTGCCTAGGGGTGTGGGCGGTTTATAAAGCTGTAAAGAGCCATGCCATGTTTATCATCTCCTGCTTAGCTTAGCTTGAAGTCCTTTTTGTTTCCTCTTATAACTATGCCATGTGCACTTGCCTTACCAACTTTTTTACCTTGTTTGTTTCAATACTATTTTTTGAACTTTTGTTTGTTCCAACATTTAATACTCGTACAAAACAACACATGAAACtatggcatttttgagcagttgTAATTTTTAATGGCAAAATTAGATTGAAAGTTATCTTAAAAAAAGTCAAAAGTCAACGCGCAAGGCAGGGACCTTCGTGGGGGAGCAATCCCTCTCCTTGCCAGCGTCAACTGCCGTGTCCTCAACTCAAAGACGGCTGCTTTCCAGGGTGCCCACCTACCCCGTCAGTTCCCCCCGCCTCGTTCGTCGCCGGCGAGCTACCGGCCGCTCTCTCATCGCCGCAGCGACCGCCCCCCGCTCCCCGCCGAGCCTGGTGAGTAAGCTTCCGCCCACCGCGCCCGGCCGCCGCCCCAGCAGCCCCTGCTTGCCCCCCGCGCTCTGCCGGCCTCGGATTCAGATCCATGGCCACCAGGAGCGCTTCGGCGGGTGCTCTGGAGCCTGGATCTCACGGCGCCACCCGTTTTATGTGTGATGCAGCGAGCCGCGATGGAGAACGGGGAGATCGAGGCCGCGGAGGAGGGGCTGCCGATGCCGGCGCCGCCGGTTGGGCGCAGGTACCGGCCCGTGGGCTCCGACGACAGCGCCGTCATCCAGATGACCTCCATGGAGCCCGGCCCCGGCGGCTCCACCTCCGTCACCGGCCACGACGCCGTGACGCCCCAGCCGCCTAGGTGGTGCTGCCATACATACTTCGTCTCATTTTTATGGCATTTTTGTTTGATACACGACCAATATAAGTGTCTCGGATTTAGCAAATGTTAAACTGCTGCGAATTCGTGCTTGCATTGTCTTGACCGTGAGTTTGTTATTTAGCAGAATGGGGTGTTCAACTGAACAGTTGGATTCGGATGATAGTGTAGGTGTGTAGGAACTGACGAGAAGCAGTGCAAATGCATGCGAGGTTGATTTCTTTAACTACATGCTGTCTGTGGGCTGCCTTTTGGAGTTGCTTCTTTCATTTAGTGCTCAGGGCATTAAGAGCAAGAGTGTGAAATTCGCATGAGTCATGTTTGTTTGTAGAATATCTTCAATCAATTTGGTGATGCCATCTCTTTGACTTCTGAAATTGGTGTTGATATTGTTATCTCTTTGGGTTTGAGTAATTTTGAATGACTCTAGTAGATATTTCTTTTGCCATACGATGTTTTATGTGTACTCATATATCGATGTTTTGTGTGTACTCATATATCGATATTTGATGTCGAGCTTACTTATTTTCGCACGAACATATATCTTTTTGTTGTACCTACTGGCTTCCCTGCTCCATTTGCTATTTCTGGTTGCATACTCCATATCAGATTATTAGGCATAATTTCTGCAGATTTCGTTCCATGTGTTTCTTTCCATGGTCATTATAATTAGTAAGATGATTTAGATAACAAAAACTCTCTAGAAGCAAATTTATGAACTCACACTTACTCTTATGTATGTCATAGGAACCTTAGGCCTGGTGGTGCTAATCTAACTATTGATCCAAGCATGCAAGAAGGTTCTAGTGATCATGCTACATCGAGTGGATCTCAAGGGGATTCAAAGCTGGAGCTTTTTGGGTTTGATTCACTTGTTAATATTTTGGGACTCAAGAGGTACAATCCATCTTTTTGTAATTTTATTAGGCCGCCTTAAAAACTTGAGATCAATCTCCTTTTGTTAAGGACACATAGTATTTGACTAATATATTAAGCATGTGCTACCCAAATAAATAGTTTGAACCATTGGTTTTACTTTATGACATAAGCATCTGGCTGAATCTGAACAGCATGACAGGAGAACAGACCCAAGCCCCTTCGAGTCCTAGGGAGGGAGAGGATGTAGCAATCACCATTGGACGTCCAAAGGTTGTCCCCAGTTCCAACATTTGCGACGAGTGCCATCTGTTTAATACTTCGTCACACTTCTCCTAGTTAATCATGAATAACTAGGAGTTGGTATATTTGGACTTAGTTAACAGGAAAGAGTAGTACTTGGGTTTTGACGATTTGCTACATCCCTAAATATATGTAGTCAACTTTAAGTTGCTGATTTGTACATTTGAGTTTTCATTCGTGCTCTCCAAAAGTCATTCAGTGTTCCATTGATTTTCATTGACCTCTATGTTTCTGTTTATTTGGTTTACGTCATTTGGATATATGGATATTTATGAAAACTGTATTACTTACTCCGTTGCTTTCATTTGGTTCGCAGGAAACTGGACCTAAGTTTGGTACAATGATGGGTGTCTTTGTTCCATGCTTGCAGAATATCTTGGGAATCATTTATTATATCCGTTTTACCTGGTAAGTATTGGTATTATGTGCACTTGTTTTTGTTACTGCACATGAACATTTAGTTCCTATTTGGTTATGCAAAATAAAATTTCTATGTTGCCATGCTGGTCACCGTAGTGTTGTTATCATTGTTTGGCATGAGCTTTTCCCATGCTAAAACCAAGTAAAAGTAACCAAGTTGGGAGTATTAATGCCTTTGGTACCTTGGACACCTTTGTAGCCTTGTTGGAAGTGGTATTTCAATTAATGTGATTCCTGTGTCCCCTTTTCAGctaaaaaaattgatttttggTTATTCAACACTGACtatcatttttttttcttttttatagGATTGTAGGTATGGCAGGCATATGGCAATCACTTGTTTTAGTCTCATTCTGTGGTGCTTGCACATTTTTAACCGGCTTATCATTAAGTGCCATTGCAACAAATGGGGCTATGAAGGTATGCTGACCATTCTACTGGTGATGAGTTCGCGTAATAGGGTTCATACCTGATATGTGTTAGCTTTGCTGGTTTATTGTCTTCATTTGCGGTCTGTGGAACCTAGTTCCTGATATGGTCAAATTCCATTTGTATGGTCAGTCTTTATTGCTCGGAATACTTCCAGAGCTTGCTTGATGTGTGATGCTACTATCTCTCACCAAACTTAAATTTATAAATTAGCTGATACACATTTTGTATGATCCATAGGGTGGTGGACCATATTATCTCATTGGCCGTGCGCTTGGTCCTGAAGTTGGAGTTAGTATTGGATTGTGTTTCTTTCTTGGAAACGCGGTTGCTGGATCCATGTGAGTATACACTGCAAATGCCAACTACTTGTAGCTCTCCTTCCAAATTCCATTTATCTTTTGTTTATTTGTGTACAAAGTTCTGATGATATTTCTGCATAAGCTGCTTGGAAGCTGGCATCATATGAGTTCTTCATGTTAGTATGTGATTAGTGAGATGATTTATAGTAGAATGTGTAGTGGTGAAATTTAAGGGTTTTGTGCTATATTTTGATGCTTGTTGGCCTTGCCTGCTACCAATGAATGGTTGGTTTGCAGAAGTTCCAAAGGTTGGTTTTGTATAATAATGTACACTTAAACTAATATGGTTGAAAGAAAAATGTTTGGATTGGTAATAATCATAGAACACAGCTGAATTTGTCATATAAACTTTTAGCTTTTTGGCCCATTGGAATTTTGGATGATCCTATATTTAATTTGTTAGTACTTGTTAGTTTGACATATATTCATGCTAACTTGCCTGTCAATTCAGGTATGTTTTGGGTGCTGTAGAAACCTTTTTGGATGCCGTTCCTTCTGCAGGATTGTTTCAAGGTAAGTCACAAGTGATACTAGTCATTAAGTTTCGTTTGTATTTGCGATTGTCGAGTAGAAATGTTGAATTATTTCCAAATGACATAAGTGTAGACCTTGTACTTCAAACTTTTGTTAGGGCATAGAGATGCCTGCATTGAATTTTATTTGCAGTGCTAACTTGGGTTTATATTCCGTGAGAAATAGTGAAAAGGAAGCAGAGCTATTATTTTCCACTTGTGATTTTTATTTGACTAACTTATAGCTTTATAATAATGCAGAGAGTGTTACAGTGGTCAACAATACATTAATAAACGGTACAGCAACAGCTGGTACGGCGACTATATCGACGCCCAGCTTGCATGACCTTCAAGTATATGGTGTTATTGTGACCATACTGCTCTGTTTTATTGTATTTGGTGGTGTCAAAATCATCAACAAGGTTGCACCTGCCTTTTTAATACCAGTACTCTTTTCACTGCTGTGCATATATCTTGGTGTCTTCATTGCACCGAGACACAATGCTCCAAGTAAGTACCATGTGGCTTATATGTAGGATAATCATTCATTATGCATTTCTGCATTCAATTGTAATGCTGGCTTTCCTACTTAGAGGGGATCACTGGGTTGCGTCTAACCTCACTCAGAGACAACTGGGGTTCAGAATATCAACGTACAAACAATGCTGGAGTTCCTGATCCAAATGGTTCTATATATTGGGATTTCAAGTAAGCTTATAACATCTCTAAAAAACTTGAAAAATTATCTAATAAATATGTATTTATGTTGAATCTCAATCATATTCTCGTCATCCTATATAATTTTTACTTGACCCCATGAACTTTGACCAATCATGGCAATATCATCCCACTCCCATTATATGTTAATAGAGTCAATACTGAGGGGTGAGTTTGCTCACATGCATCTTCATTCTATTAGAGAGAATTGCAATGTTTCATGAAGCTTATAGAGTAAATTGCACTTTGCATCAGGTTTTGCAAGAGTTTCCACTTTGCATTAGGTCTGGCGCAATATTGTTGCAATTTGCACCAGGTCCTGTAAAAAAAAATCATACATTTGTATTATGGGATAAAATATAAATCTATAGATTTTAGTTAAAAAATATTATTGTGCCAGATCCGGCGCTTATTAAACTTCTAGGATAGCTTTATTGGAGTCAAGTTGGTCAAACTGACCGAATTACTTGGTGTCAACTAGGGTCACATGGTAAACACTTGCTTACATAGCAGGGACTGTAAACATTGACCCTAGTTCAGGCAGACCCAAGCAGCAAATTTCCAATCTATTTGATGGGATAGTCTCTAGCCAGAGAAAGGTCTGCAATATCCCCTCCTATCTTTGATGAAACAATGAAATCAACCTGCCTACctccacatcagcaacttccgtCAACTCACAGCTCTTGGTACTATTTGACTAAGGCCGACGAGTTTAAGGACTATACAGGCTTATAAGGGCCTAGTGACGTTGAAGGCTGATGATGAGTCAAACTCTATTATTGGAAGCAAAGAAGTTTTTGGACCTGCAAGATAATTTGTTAATTCTTTGTCTGTGCAAATGCAATTTGCCAACACATTTTTTTGTGTATTTTTCAGCGCTTTGGTAGGTCTCTTTTTCCCAGCAGTCACTGGAATTATGGCTGGTTCAAACCGATCTGCTTCACTGAAAGATACACAGCGTTCAATACCAATTGGAACATTATCTGCAACTCTTACAACAACTGTTATGTACTTGTTATCTGTGCTGCTGTTTGGAGCTTTGTCCACAAGAGAAGAGCTTCTAACTGATAGGTACATGTTTCTCAATGCTGCAAGTTATCACTGCTCCCACTTCAGAATTGTAGATAGTGTGTTCTCTAGGGTTTAGAATATTTTGTATGCTTCAGTTCTGCGTTTATGATGTCGTCAGGGCATGCTTATTTGCTCTATCAGTTCTCACTGCCACAGCTATTCTTCTGACAGTTATATAATGCACATATTTCTTTAATCTATTTTTGTTTCTGTATTCTTTGATCGAAAAACTATGTTCTGATAGCATGGCTGTAGTTTACACTTCCGTGTTAGTCCCATAAGCTGCTACATTACTGAGTTGTTGTGTGGTTAGCTCATAAATATCCTTTACTTGCAGGCTTCTTACTGCTACAGTGGCATGGCCTGCACCAGTAGTGATTTACATTGGtattatcctgtccactttaggTGCAGCGCTACAGTGCTTGACAGGGGCTCCAAGGTTACTAGCAGCAATAGCAAATGACGACATCCTTCCAGTCCTTAATTACTTTAAGGTTTCTGAAGGAGTCGAACCTCACGCAGCTACTTTATTCACAGCATTAATCTGTATTGGATGTGTGATTATTGGGAACTTGGATTTAATTACACCAACTATCACTATGTTTTTTCTGTTGTGCTATGCTGGTGTGAACCTGTCATGCTTTCTGCTTGACTTACTTGATGCTCCTAGTTGGCGCCCTCGATGGAAATATCACCACTGGAGTCTTTCACTTGTTGGTGCATTGCTTTGTGTTGGTACGCTGTTTGCCTCTTTATCATTTTATTTTTTCATCCATTACATTACTCCTGAGCTGCCTGTAGCACTTTTTCTGAACATTAATATATGTAACTTAGGAATTATTTTGAATtttgattgaagaattctgttcACATGTATGATTTTTAATCCAACCAGCTTCTCCTAATCTGTAATGATGTATTGTTTACCTCATATTTCTTGTGACCCACAGTTAGTTAAAATGCATCCTCACATTGTATTTATGGTCGTGCTTTTCACTAAGTGGATCTTCCTCTCAAATTTCAGTTATCATGTTTTTGATCTCCTGGTCTTTCACTGTTATCTCCCTTGCCCTTGCAAGCCTCATCTATTACTATGTGAGTCTAAAAGGGAAGGCTGGAGACTGGGGAGATGGGTTCAAGAGTGCGTATTTTCAGTTGGCATTGCGAAGTCTCAGATCGCTAGGAGGTATGACTTTCTGCATGGCAAAGAAATAGTTATTCATAATCTATTTACACATTATTCTAACACTCACTCACTGTTCTTCTCACAGCAAACCAAGTTCATCCTAAGAATTGGTACCCCATTCCTCTGATATTATGCCGTCCGTGGGGTAAACTTCCAGAAAATGT
Protein-coding sequences here:
- the LOC125510449 gene encoding cation-chloride cotransporter 1-like isoform X1, which encodes MENGEIEAAEEGLPMPAPPVGRRYRPVGSDDSAVIQMTSMEPGPGGSTSVTGHDAVTPQPPRNLRPGGANLTIDPSMQEGSSDHATSSGSQGDSKLELFGFDSLVNILGLKSMTGEQTQAPSSPREGEDVAITIGRPKETGPKFGTMMGVFVPCLQNILGIIYYIRFTWIVGMAGIWQSLVLVSFCGACTFLTGLSLSAIATNGAMKGGGPYYLIGRALGPEVGVSIGLCFFLGNAVAGSMYVLGAVETFLDAVPSAGLFQESVTVVNNTLINGTATAGTATISTPSLHDLQVYGVIVTILLCFIVFGGVKIINKVAPAFLIPVLFSLLCIYLGVFIAPRHNAPKGITGLRLTSLRDNWGSEYQRTNNAGVPDPNGSIYWDFNALVGLFFPAVTGIMAGSNRSASLKDTQRSIPIGTLSATLTTTVMYLLSVLLFGALSTREELLTDRLLTATVAWPAPVVIYIGIILSTLGAALQCLTGAPRLLAAIANDDILPVLNYFKVSEGVEPHAATLFTALICIGCVIIGNLDLITPTITMFFLLCYAGVNLSCFLLDLLDAPSWRPRWKYHHWSLSLVGALLCVVIMFLISWSFTVISLALASLIYYYVSLKGKAGDWGDGFKSAYFQLALRSLRSLGANQVHPKNWYPIPLILCRPWGKLPENVPCHPKLADFANCMKKKGRGMSIFVSTIDGDYHELAEDAKTACQQLEAYIEYKQCEGVAEIIVAPSMSEGFRSIVQTMGLGNLKPNIVVVRYPEIWRRENLTEIPSTFVSIINDCIIANKAVVIVKGLDEWPNEFQRQYGTIDLYWIVRDGGLMLLLSQLLLTKATFESCKIQVFCIAEEDTDAAELKTDVKKFLYDLRMHAEVIVVTMKSWESHVESSSSGAQPDDSQEAYTSAQQRVSAYLSEMKETTEREGRPQMVDGKQAVVNEEKVDKFLYTMFKLNSTILRHSRMAAVVLVSLPPPPLNHPAYFYMEYMDLLVENVPRMLIVRGYRRDVVTFFT
- the LOC125510449 gene encoding cation-chloride cotransporter 1-like isoform X2, translated to MLHRVDLKGIQSWSFLGLIHLLIFWDSRGEQTQAPSSPREGEDVAITIGRPKETGPKFGTMMGVFVPCLQNILGIIYYIRFTWIVGMAGIWQSLVLVSFCGACTFLTGLSLSAIATNGAMKGGGPYYLIGRALGPEVGVSIGLCFFLGNAVAGSMYVLGAVETFLDAVPSAGLFQESVTVVNNTLINGTATAGTATISTPSLHDLQVYGVIVTILLCFIVFGGVKIINKVAPAFLIPVLFSLLCIYLGVFIAPRHNAPKGITGLRLTSLRDNWGSEYQRTNNAGVPDPNGSIYWDFNALVGLFFPAVTGIMAGSNRSASLKDTQRSIPIGTLSATLTTTVMYLLSVLLFGALSTREELLTDRLLTATVAWPAPVVIYIGIILSTLGAALQCLTGAPRLLAAIANDDILPVLNYFKVSEGVEPHAATLFTALICIGCVIIGNLDLITPTITMFFLLCYAGVNLSCFLLDLLDAPSWRPRWKYHHWSLSLVGALLCVVIMFLISWSFTVISLALASLIYYYVSLKGKAGDWGDGFKSAYFQLALRSLRSLGANQVHPKNWYPIPLILCRPWGKLPENVPCHPKLADFANCMKKKGRGMSIFVSTIDGDYHELAEDAKTACQQLEAYIEYKQCEGVAEIIVAPSMSEGFRSIVQTMGLGNLKPNIVVVRYPEIWRRENLTEIPSTFVSIINDCIIANKAVVIVKGLDEWPNEFQRQYGTIDLYWIVRDGGLMLLLSQLLLTKATFESCKIQVFCIAEEDTDAAELKTDVKKFLYDLRMHAEVIVVTMKSWESHVESSSSGAQPDDSQEAYTSAQQRVSAYLSEMKETTEREGRPQMVDGKQAVVNEEKVDKFLYTMFKLNSTILRHSRMAAVVLVSLPPPPLNHPAYFYMEYMDLLVENVPRMLIVRGYRRDVVTFFT
- the LOC125507321 gene encoding uncharacterized protein LOC125507321 — its product is VFQAQDEGQSRIPLRLLVAIRQRRVSLSHRSQSRLPLALLTGDAKTGSTPWEVSTVGNLRSLATSSLNSLKRSLDALHGHSARDLEASHFRISKRIKMQMQSSLELAEKEHRKMFEKITERAEEMKVNYKKLMTEVQLSSSRVCKVTLPEMAKSVARVIDGLRSRYNIPPTRV